The window CCTGGCCGACGAGCTCGGTCCCCGCGCGCACTTCGTGCACCTGGACGTCACCGACGAGCAGGGGTGGGATGCCGCCGTCACGGCCACCCTCGAGCGTTTCGGCGCCCTCGACGTGCTGGTCAACAACGCCGGCATCGCCAATTCCGCCCCCATCGAGCACTACTCGACCGCGAAATGGCACGCCGTGATCGCGGTGAACCTCACCGGCACCTTCCTCGGCTGCCGCGCCGTCGTGCCGGCGATGACCGCCGGCGGGGGCGGTTCCATCATCAACATCTCGTCGGTCGAGGGGCTGCGCGGCAGCCCGGGCCTGCACGGGTACACCGCGGCGAAATTCGGGGTCCGCGGCCTGACGAAGTCGCTCGCGGTCGAACTCGGTCCCCGCGGCATCCGCGTCAACTCGGTGCACCCCGGCCTCATCCTCACCGACATGACGACCCGCGTCGACCCGGCGCGCATCGACATCCCGCTGGGCCGGCCCGGCACCCCCGACGACGTCACCGGGACGATCGTGTTCCTCGCCTCCGACGCTTCCCGGTTCACCAGCGGGGCGGAATTCGTCGTCGACGGCGGCATGATCACCGGCATCCCGCACAAGTAACGCGGCGGGCCTCGGCGGCGATTTCGTCGCTGCGAACTTTACATACCGGCTGGTCGGTTTATGAGGTACAGTGGCGGCACCCGACACGAAGAGGTGCCGATGTCTTCCGCTGCTGCCCCCGTTGCCCGGCTCACCGTGGCCGGTCTCACCGTGACCTTCGGTGGCCTCACCGCCCTGCAGGACGTGGCGTTCGACGTGCAGCCGGGGCAGGTCGTGGCCCTCATCGGACCCAACGGCGCGGGCAAGACCACGGTGTTCAACGCGGTGTGCGCCCTGGTGCGCAGCCGCGGCACCATCGTCCTGGACGGTCACCGGATCCCCACCCGCACCTCGGCGCTGACGGGCCTCGGCGTCGCCCGCACGCTGCAGGGGCTCGGCCTGTTCGACAGCGCCACCGTGCGCGAGAACGTGACGGTGCCGCTGACCGGCACGGTGAAGGCGAAGGATGCCGCCGCCCGCGTCGCCGCCGAGCTCGCCGCCCATGACCTGGTCGCCGTCGCCGACCGTCCCGTCGCCGCGCTGCCCTACCCGGTGCGCAAGCGCGTCGCCCTCGCCCGCGCCCTCGTCACCGACCCGCGGCTGCTGCTGCTGGACGAACCGGCCGGCGGGCTCGGTCACGACGACATCGCCGCGCTGGCCGGCACGGTGCGCGCCACCGCCGACGCCGGGTGCGCCGTGCTGCTCGTGGAGCACCACGTCGACTTCGTCATGTCGGTGGCCGACCACATCGTCGTGCTGGACTTCGGCCGCGTGATCGCCCGCGGCACCCCCGACCAGGTGCGCACCGACCCGGCGGTCGAAGAGGCCTACCTCGGAATGCAGGCCACGGCATGAGCGGGGCGCTGTCGTTCCACGACCTCACCGTCGGCTACGGCGGGGAACCCGTGCTGCACGGGGTGACCTTCGCACTGGAGCCGGGGGAGATCGTCGCTCTCCTCGGCGCCAACGGAGCAGGCAAGACCACACTGCTGCGGGCCCTCGCCGGATTCGTGCGGCCGGTCGGGGGCAGCATCCGGCTCGACGGCGTGGACCTGGGCCACCTCCGCCCCGAGGACCGCGCCCGTCGCGGCATCGCGCAGGTGCCCGAGGGGCGCAGCATCGTGGCCGAGCTCACCGTCGACGAGAACCTGCGCCTGGGCGCCCTGTGGCGCCACCGCGGCCGCGCCCGCGAGACGGCGATCGCCGAGGTGTACGACCTGTTCGAGCCGCTCGCCCGCCGCCGCGGCGCTGACGGGCACCAGCTCTCCGGCGGCGAGCGGCAGATGCTCGCCCTCGGGCGGGCGCTGGTGTCCCGCCCGCAGGTACTCACCCTCGACGAGCCGTCGCTGGGGCTCGCGCCCCTCGTGGTCGCGCAGCTGATGGCGACCCTCCGCGACGCCGCCGCCCGCGACGGCATGACCGTGCTGCTTGCCGAACAGAACATCACCAGCGCCCTGTCGATCGCACACCGCGGCGTGGTGCTGGACCTCGGACATGTCGTGGCGGATGCCGCGGCATCCGCCCTCGCAGACGACACCGCCCTGCGCCACGCCTACCTGGGATTCTGATGGACCGACTCGCCTTCCTCCTCGCCACCGGACTTGCCCGGGGCGCGATCTTCGCCCTGTTCGCCCTGTCGCTCGTCCTGATCTGGCGCGCCGCCCGCATCATCAACTTCGCGCAGGGTGCGATGGCGCTGGTGGCGACCTACCTCGCGTTCGCGGTCACCGGGCTGACCGGCTCGTACGCGGCGGGCCTGGCCGCCGGGATCCTCGGCGGCGCGGCGGTCGGCTTCGTCGTCGAACGCGGCCTCATGCGCCACGCCCCGCACAGCTCGCCGCTGTCGGGCATCATCGTGGCGATCGGGCTGGTGATGGTGTTGCAGTCACTGCTGGGCATCTTCTTCGGTCCGCAATACCGGCCGATGACCGCGCCGTTCGACGAGACGCCGATCTTCGTCGGCGACGTGCCGCTGCTGTCCCCCTACGACCTGTTCGTGCTGGTCGCGGCGCTGGCCGTCATGGGCGGGTTGGCGCTGCTGTTCACGCGGACGTCCCTGGGGCTGCAACTGCGGGCATCGGCGTTCGCGCCCGAGGTGTCGCGCCTGCTGGGCGTGCGGGTGGACCGCATGGTGACGATCGGCTGGATGCTCTCCGCCGCCGTCGCAGCCCTCGCGGCGATGCTGCTGATCCCCACCGAACTGGGGCTCAACCCCCACTCCACCGACATCCTGTTCGTCTACGCATTCACCGTCGCCGTCGTCGGCGGGCTCGACTCGCCCGTCGGCGCACTGCTGGGGGGCCTCGTGGTGGGGGTCGTGATGAGCCTCGTCACCGGATACCTGGGTTCGACCGTCGCCCCGATCGGGGTGCTGGTGCTGCTGGTGGCGGTGCTGCTGGTCAAACCCGGCGGCATCTTCTCGATGCGACAGGCGCGCACCGCATGACCGGCCGCCGGGTTCCTCGTCTCCTTCCCGGGCTCACCGGCACGCGTCGCGTGCTGGTGACAGCCGTCGTTCTCACCGTGCTCGCGCTCGGCGGCACCTTCCTGCTCGATCCGTTCCGCAACTTCCAGCTCGCCACGGCCGCCGCGTACCTCTGCGCCGTGGCCGGACTCACCCTGCTGATCGGGCTGAGCGGGCAGCTCTCCCTCGGGCACGCCGCGCTCATGGCGGCCGGCGGATACGGCTACGCGCTCACCTCGAACGCGTTGACGGATGCCGGCCTCGACGGGCTCCCGCGGTTCCTGGCGTCCCTCGTGGCCGCCGTCGTGATCGCGTGTCTGCTCGGGCTGCTGCTGGGACTTGCCGCCGCCCGGCTGCGCGGCCCGTATCTGGCCGGCCTGACCCTGGCCCTGGTCATCGCGCTCCCCGCGATCACGAGCGTGTGGTCGCCGGTGTTCCGCGGTGACCAGGGACTGCAGACGGCGTACAACCCGGTGCCGACGGCACTGGAGCGACTGATCGCCGTGGAGCAGTGGCAGGCGTGGGTGGCGATCCTGGTGGCATCCGTCGTCGTCACCGCCCTCACGATCGTGCGCCGCGGCACGCTCGGGCTGCGGATGCGGGCGGTGCGCGACGACGAGACCGCGGCGCGGCTGAACGGCGTGCCCGCCCGCAGCGTCAAGGTGGCCGCGTTCACCGTGAGCGCTGCCGCCGCCGGCGCCGGCGGCGCGGTGCTGTGCTTCATCACCCAGTCGGTGAGCCCGGGCGGATACACGCTCGCGTTCTCGCTGCTGCTGGTGGTGGCCGCAATCGTCGGCGGGCTCGGCAGCATCGGCGGGGCCGTCATCGGCTCGATGGTCATCGTCGTGCTGCCCTGGCTGCTGGGTGCCGGCACCGCGGCACTGGACCTGCCCGCCGAGCTGGAGCAGCGACTGTCGGGCAACCTCGCCGTGCTGGTGTTCGGCGCACTGCTGATCGCCGTGATGCTGCTGCGCCCCGACGGCCTGGCCGGGCTCGCCGGCGCATGGCGACGGCGGCGAGCGCGGCGGGGCGGCTCGGCACTTCCCCGTGCGGCGACGACTCCGCCCGCTGCCGCTGATTCTCTCGACCCCGCCGGCGTCGCCGACACTTCCGGCCATTCCCGCACCATCCCGATCGAAAGGTGATCCCATGTCCCACCAGAGCCCAGCGCCGCGCTCTGCCGTCCGTCGAACGGGCGGGCTGATCGCGGCATCCGCCCTCATCGTCGGCCTCGCCGCGTGCAGCACGCCGACGGCCCCGTCCGACGACCCCGCCGCCGCCGAAGGCGACAGCACCGGCGTCACCGACACCACGGTGACCATCGGCACGCACACGCCGCTGACCGGACCCGCCGCGGCGGGGTACTCCTCGATCTCGGCGGCGGCGAGCGCCTACTTCGACTACCTGAACGACCAGGGCGGTGTGAACGGGCGCACGATCGAGTTCATCGTCAAGGACGACGGGTACAACCCGGCCAACACGCAGACGGCCGTGCGCGAACTCGTGCAGCAGGACGAGGTGTTCGCGATCCTCAACGGCCTGGGAACCGCCACGCACCAGTCGGTGCTGGAGTTCCTCGACCAGAACTCGGTGCCCGACCTGTTCGTCGCGTCGGGGTCGACGTCGTGGAACCAGCCTGACACGTACCCGAACACGTTCGGCTTCAACGCCGACTACGTCGTGGAGGGTGCCGCACTCGGGCAGTACGCCGCCGACGAGTTCCCCGACAAGAGCGTGTGCGTGCTCGGGCAGGACGACGATTTCGGTGACGAGTTCATCGAAGGCGTCGAGCTGGCTGTCGGGGCGGACGGCATCACCGAGACGCAGCGGTACTCGGTGTCGAACCAGGACGTCACCGCCCAGATCGGCGCGTTGCAGGCCGCGGGCTGCGAGATCGTCGCGCTGGCGACGATCAACGGCTTCACCGCCCTCGCGGTGGGGACGGCCGCCCAGCTGGGCTGGTTCCCGCAGTGGTTCTCCTCGTCGTCGGGCGCCGACTACCCGACGCTGGTCGGCTACCTCGGCGAGGACGTCGCTCCGAAGGTGCTGCAGGGCTTCACCGGCACGAACTACCTGCCGATGGCCGACGACGAGTGGGTCACGCTGTTCCGCGAGATCAACGACGAGTTCAACGACGCCGCTCCCTTCGACGGCAACACGATCTACGGCATGAGCGTGGCGTACCTGTTCGCCGAGGCCCTCGCGGCCGCCGGTGAGGACCCGACGCGCGAGGCCCTGGTCGAGGCGGTCTCCTCCGGTGACCTGGTCGGCAACGGCATCCTGCCGCTCGCGTTCGGCCCGGACAGCCACGCCGCCTACCTCGGGGTCGGGATCACCACGGTCGACCAGGGCGTGCAGGACTACCTCGACGCGACGTACGAAGTGCGCGACGGCGCCGTGTCCGCGGTGGAGCCGTCCCCCGTGCCGCTGTCGAACGCCGCCGTCCCCGGCGAGTGAGTATTTGCGCTGTCGAGTGAGTATTCGCGGTCGCGAGTGAGTATTCGCGGTCGCGAGTGAGTATTGCGGGGAGGTCGTACGCGGCCTCCCCGCAGTGCTGAGTGAGTATCCGCGCTGCCGAGTGAGTATTCGTCGCGTCGAGTGAGTATTCGCGGCTCAGAGCGGCAGGACGTGCGCTCGCGGCAGCGGCACCCCATCCGCCTTGAGCTTCGCGGCGAACGCGGTGAGCGAGTCGAGGTGCTCCCACCCGCAGCGGGTGAACGGCCAGCCCGTCGTGGCCGTGATCCAGTCCTG is drawn from Microbacterium sp. zg-B96 and contains these coding sequences:
- a CDS encoding ABC transporter substrate-binding protein, with the protein product MSHQSPAPRSAVRRTGGLIAASALIVGLAACSTPTAPSDDPAAAEGDSTGVTDTTVTIGTHTPLTGPAAAGYSSISAAASAYFDYLNDQGGVNGRTIEFIVKDDGYNPANTQTAVRELVQQDEVFAILNGLGTATHQSVLEFLDQNSVPDLFVASGSTSWNQPDTYPNTFGFNADYVVEGAALGQYAADEFPDKSVCVLGQDDDFGDEFIEGVELAVGADGITETQRYSVSNQDVTAQIGALQAAGCEIVALATINGFTALAVGTAAQLGWFPQWFSSSSGADYPTLVGYLGEDVAPKVLQGFTGTNYLPMADDEWVTLFREINDEFNDAAPFDGNTIYGMSVAYLFAEALAAAGEDPTREALVEAVSSGDLVGNGILPLAFGPDSHAAYLGVGITTVDQGVQDYLDATYEVRDGAVSAVEPSPVPLSNAAVPGE
- a CDS encoding ABC transporter ATP-binding protein, whose product is MSGALSFHDLTVGYGGEPVLHGVTFALEPGEIVALLGANGAGKTTLLRALAGFVRPVGGSIRLDGVDLGHLRPEDRARRGIAQVPEGRSIVAELTVDENLRLGALWRHRGRARETAIAEVYDLFEPLARRRGADGHQLSGGERQMLALGRALVSRPQVLTLDEPSLGLAPLVVAQLMATLRDAAARDGMTVLLAEQNITSALSIAHRGVVLDLGHVVADAAASALADDTALRHAYLGF
- a CDS encoding ATP-binding cassette domain-containing protein — translated: MSSAAAPVARLTVAGLTVTFGGLTALQDVAFDVQPGQVVALIGPNGAGKTTVFNAVCALVRSRGTIVLDGHRIPTRTSALTGLGVARTLQGLGLFDSATVRENVTVPLTGTVKAKDAAARVAAELAAHDLVAVADRPVAALPYPVRKRVALARALVTDPRLLLLDEPAGGLGHDDIAALAGTVRATADAGCAVLLVEHHVDFVMSVADHIVVLDFGRVIARGTPDQVRTDPAVEEAYLGMQATA
- a CDS encoding branched-chain amino acid ABC transporter permease; translated protein: MTGRRVPRLLPGLTGTRRVLVTAVVLTVLALGGTFLLDPFRNFQLATAAAYLCAVAGLTLLIGLSGQLSLGHAALMAAGGYGYALTSNALTDAGLDGLPRFLASLVAAVVIACLLGLLLGLAAARLRGPYLAGLTLALVIALPAITSVWSPVFRGDQGLQTAYNPVPTALERLIAVEQWQAWVAILVASVVVTALTIVRRGTLGLRMRAVRDDETAARLNGVPARSVKVAAFTVSAAAAGAGGAVLCFITQSVSPGGYTLAFSLLLVVAAIVGGLGSIGGAVIGSMVIVVLPWLLGAGTAALDLPAELEQRLSGNLAVLVFGALLIAVMLLRPDGLAGLAGAWRRRRARRGGSALPRAATTPPAAADSLDPAGVADTSGHSRTIPIER
- a CDS encoding branched-chain amino acid ABC transporter permease, whose product is MDRLAFLLATGLARGAIFALFALSLVLIWRAARIINFAQGAMALVATYLAFAVTGLTGSYAAGLAAGILGGAAVGFVVERGLMRHAPHSSPLSGIIVAIGLVMVLQSLLGIFFGPQYRPMTAPFDETPIFVGDVPLLSPYDLFVLVAALAVMGGLALLFTRTSLGLQLRASAFAPEVSRLLGVRVDRMVTIGWMLSAAVAALAAMLLIPTELGLNPHSTDILFVYAFTVAVVGGLDSPVGALLGGLVVGVVMSLVTGYLGSTVAPIGVLVLLVAVLLVKPGGIFSMRQARTA
- a CDS encoding glucose 1-dehydrogenase; this encodes MTSAFDLTGRTALVTGGSRGLGAAYVRALHAAGATVVVADLRDEEGSALADELGPRAHFVHLDVTDEQGWDAAVTATLERFGALDVLVNNAGIANSAPIEHYSTAKWHAVIAVNLTGTFLGCRAVVPAMTAGGGGSIINISSVEGLRGSPGLHGYTAAKFGVRGLTKSLAVELGPRGIRVNSVHPGLILTDMTTRVDPARIDIPLGRPGTPDDVTGTIVFLASDASRFTSGAEFVVDGGMITGIPHK